TATTAAGCTTGCTCTGGTAAATATATTTATCTGCATCCTTCCAGTGCAATTTAGGtaataatttcaaatttttttcagcattaTTCGGCGAGTTTAATTCCAATGTTAGAACTATTGGTAGATGGTCAGACCATATTTTTTCATCAACATGAAAGCCTTCCACATATTTCAACAAAGATTGAGATACTGAACAGATATCATTCACAGATTCCCCAACAGTACTAATAAACGTAAGATTCCCATTTTCATCACCTCTGGTTTGCCCATTTAGAATCATCAGATTATTTTCGTTGCAGAATTCCAAATATGTTCGGCCCTTTGCATTTATTTCCTCATCTTTGGATTTTCTTATTGCTTTTCCAGCAGGAAATAGCTCTCTATATAGTGGAGCAATATCTTGCTGTAAATTGCCTATACGTATATTTAAGTCTCCGATTAGAATGTAATTATCGCAATCTGACTGTTCCACGAAGTTCTTAACAATCGAGTAATCATTAGACCAGTTTGCGCTTCTCAGATATAATGGTATTATTCGCAGCGTGGAGTAGGCAGTTTTGATATGCAAGCATTGTACTTCATTGGTGCTATGAAAGTGGTAGCTGATGTTATATTTTGTTAATGACCTTTTTACACCTATCATAACTCCACCAATTGCCCTTCCAAATCGGCTTAATCTTGTAGCATTTATCCAGTTTATACAATGATCGGGAAAGTATTTTTCTGCCTGTCTTGTATTTTCCATGATAAGATGGGTTTCCAATAGAATAATAATATCGAATTCATTTAATATTGCAATATCTGCTGGATGCAATATCTGCATCCAGCAGATATTGCAATTCGCTCTTCAATCTCACAAATATATGCGtacacacatgcatacatatataaaaaaaatataccatACAATATCAACACTCCccatcaaaacaaaaacaattccgTTGAGAAATTTCAATGGCAACTAGTGTGAGAGCAAACGCTAGAAGGGGACATATCTATATCAGGGATGGAAAAGTCATTAATATAGACATTTTTGAGTACTTTTCGACGCGAGGAGTACTGTAATATCCCCGTGACTGATTTAGTACTTTTTCAAGCCCAAAGAATTATTTGGACAATTTGGATGTTTTTCATGCCTTTCCATCTGCTCGTTTTAATACttaccaccgaagaatgggggtatattcattttgtcattccgtttgcaacacattgaaatattcatttccgaccctataatgtatacatattcttgatcagcgttaaaatctaagacgatgtagccatatccgttcgtctgtctgttgaaatctcgctacagtctttaataatagagatattgagatattgaaactttgcacatattatttttctttccataggaaggttaaattcgaaaatgggctatattggactatatcttgatataacccccatatagaccgatccgccgacttaaggtccataaaagccacatttattatcttattttggtgaaatatgaaacagtgagttgtgttagacctttcgacatccttcttcaatttggcccatagaccgatctctcgatttaaagtctggggtccaaaatttggaacagtgagttgcgttaggccagtcgCCAtcgttattcaatttggcccagatcggataaaaggcgcatttattatccgatttcgccgaaatttgggacagtaagttaagttaggcccttcgacatccttcttcattttggatcagatcggtccagatttgaatattgaccgatcactcgatttaaggtcttgggtccacaaaaggcggatttattgtcaaattttgggacagtgagttgtgttgggcattTGGACGTccctctgcaatttggtccagatcggtccagatttagatatagcagagAATGTTGTATTGAATGGAaccagcaagtttttttttattctctaaaacaaaaatagtgaaaaatttcaaatttgcccatgaacattccattaaggaacaaaattctcacatatcaatgagtgctgtccgattcaagtttgaagctcaatgataagggacctccattttatagccgagtccgaacggcgtgccgcagtgtgacagcTCTTggtggagaaatttttacatggctaccataccaaatggtacagtacttcccaaatgtcgccagcataaggaggggataaccaccgctaaaaattttcatgacgttctcatcaggattcgaacccagacgttcagcgtcatagtcggacatgctaacctctgcgctactgtgatACTTAGAGGGGCCTATTACAAcacattgaccgattcggataaaacttggcactgatgttttaAGTCATTATATAGGGGTTGGGccaaatgtcagtcaaatcagataaaatctaagggctgaagaagcagaccgattcggatcatacttgacatagatgttggaagtcattactcaAGCAtttgttccaagtttcagtcaaatcggatgagtctTCTAGGATCTTGAGAAGTCAAATccttggatcggtttatatggaggctatatctctATGTACAcaccgattcgaatcatgctcggcatggatgttggaagtcataacataagtctttgttctaaacttcggccaaatcggatgaaaattgaggcttctaagggctcaataagtcaaatacgGGAGTCAGTTTATAGGGGGCTAATCtgtttatggatcgattcggatcatactttgcatggatgttaaaattcatatttgaagtctttgttccaaatttaagccaccTCGGATGAatatttaggcttctaagggcccaacaaatcaaatccggggatcggtttatatgggggctatgtctgtttacagaccgattcggatcgtacttagcgttcgaccgctatcgtgatttcgacagacgaacatggctgtTTAGACTCTATGAGatcgcatatcaatatttcaaggttttacaaacggaatgactagataagtatgacctccatcctatggtggcgggtataataaCGGTATTGTGGTGTGGTTAACTTTTTTTGAATTTACTTAAAATAATTTGAATCTTACCAAAGGCTTGATTTATTCActagaatatttttcaaatcttTATGAAAACCTGAAAAGTAATCTTTCGGCccaaaaagtacctttttagtaccatttcaaaatttgtattttccatTCCTGATCCATATACACATGCATGTACATTTGTATATGTGGGCTTCTTGTTTGAGTCACCGGCTGCTCCCCAATATATGTTCCCCCAaaaaatagagagagagagagttatgTGCAAAATAAAACTAAGGCCATTCAAACGCAAAACCTAAACACCCATGGACAGAACTTCGCATATATTTGGCAGCATTCTAATGACAGTGCTCGTGGAAggttatttttgcaaaacaaactCTCATTTTACTCTTTCAGCCCAAAAAGTACCTTTTAAGTAccatttcaaaatttgtattttccatCCCTGATCCATATACACATGCATGTACATTTGTATATGTGGGCTACTTGTTTGAGTCACCGGCTGCTCCCCAATATATGttccccaaaaaacaaaaacagagagtaagagaaggagaaaggccGCCatagaagagagagagagttatAAGCGAAATACAACTAAGGCCATTCAAACGCACAACTTAAACACCCATGGGCAGAACTTCGCATATATTTGGCAGCATTATAAAGAAGACAGCGCTCGCGGAAGGTTATTTTCGCAAAACAAACTCTCATCTTACTGGATCTATTCACTTTTGATTGCGTGACATCATTCGCATCATTTGGCATTTTGAAAAACAAGTCATACCTATATagtgaaatataaaattaaaattctccAGTAAAAAATGTCcgaaattgaaaagaaatttgcTCGTGGTGGAGCCGAATTGACTTTGGAGCTTTTCGACAAACTACAGGCCTCCACAAACAAGGACAACATTCTACTCTCACCGCTGTCCATACAAACAGCCATGGCTTTGGCCTTTGCCGGTGCCAAAGGTGCGACTGCTGATGAAATAGCGTCTGCTATGAAATTTGTATCCAAGTGTCCCAAGGAAGTGGCTGAATCATTTCACACTGTTTTGGCTAAGTATCAAGACAGTGCTTTGGTGAAAATCGCCAACAAGGTTTATGTCCAAGAAGGCAATGCCATCAAACCTGAATATGCCACAGTGACCAAGGAAAAGTATCATGCTGCAGCTGAAACCGTGGATTTTGCCAAAAGCGAAGCTGCCGCTCAAAATATCAATGCTTGGGTTGAGAACAAAACTGCTGGAAAAATTACCGATTTAGTCTCCGCCGAATCATTGGGTCCCGATACCCGTTTGGTCCTTCTCAATGCTTTGCATTTCAAGGGAGAATGGCAAGAGAAATTCGATGAAGAAGACACTCGCGAAGATGATTTCTGGCTTAATGAAGAGGAATCAGTACAGGTGAAATTTATGTTTCGTCAGTCAAATTTTCGCTACGGCTATATAAGGGAGTTTGAGTGTGAAGCCTTAGAATTGCCCTACAAAGACTCGGATCTTAGCATGTTCGTTTTATTGCCCGATAAACGTGATGGCCTAAAGGATTTGGCTGAGAAATTAAAAACCGTCAATCTATTGGACTTGGATCAGAAATTACATGATGCCGATGATATGATTGTGAGATTTCccaaatttaaaattgaataCTCCATTGAATTGTCGGATGTGCTGAAAGAGGTAAGcattgtttgaattttttttcattaaagtgAAAGGAATAGAAATGGATTTAGGGTGATCCCACGCACTCTTATCATCTTTGGTTATAGATCTCCAACTTTtccgttgacaaaattttgaaacttaagtgaaattgaagaagagaaaataaaatctaaagTAAATAACTATGGGAATATTGAAAGAGAGTTAATATGAAGAGTAATATTTACTCTCTTAGATGTATGTCATTTCATTATTACTTCGAGTGCAATTTCAAAACATAAAGCTGTACTCACAGAATGGGTATGAGAGTGTGCCGAAAAATGTGTGTGTATACATGGAGAAGTGAAGTCTTTTACAACAAACTGGTTCAAATTATTGTTTCAAAAATTAGAGAAAATATAATATTGTTaaccaaatttcaaacaaataaatacataacaagtaaagacgtattaagttcggctgtgCTGTACTTTGAACACCTCCCACCATGGATATAAAagcgattttttaagagctataggaaaatttttcaaacaaaaaacacctaaaattcagagaaatgcatgaaatctttaatgTCTAagatttaatgtttaaagattatttcatgcaaatgttgtcatactctttccaacatttcggccggtatctctcgaataaatgcttcaatgttgtctcatCATCCGTCaaatgaagcgggcttgtctgtatagacacatgacataattaccaggtagtgtaccgttaacagctgagtaaaattttttctcaagaagtgcactatctgtcaacgagttttggttgtgtgtgtgtactatggttaagaactataacacacaaacaacgaaaaatggcgcgaactagtaacgaACTAGCACAAAATCAAAATTGCACTAattactgattttgacagatactGCCCGTTCAAAAACGGATCTGCCGTTCAAATTACGGATCTGTGGCAAATTCTGGCTCAACACCTCGGGTATGAATAATTTGATTcgtttcaaatggaatgactaccCTCTATCCCTTGGTGATGGATataaaatggcattaagtttAACCGAGCGAACTTAGGATACACTAAAATTCTGATATATATGCGTATTaatcaaattttgtgaaaatcctGCGAAAAATGCAGCATTTATGAACCCAGGTCAgaccatatcgaaatatggttcgactCGACCAAACTccccaaaatttttctaatcaggagatcgttctaaatgggggccatatcaagttatagtccggtaTAGCGGTATCCGCTTGAAACATTGCAAAGTTAGGTCTTATTGATGAGGACTCTGAGGGTTACAAAAGGGCCATATggattcaaatttgaatatacctTCCACATAAAATGGAATTGACCTTATGAGTGTCAAGAAGCCTTgaattttctccgatttggttaaTTTTTGCTATGTAAagtatttttatactctacaccaccactatggtaagtttgtgcatttgtttgcaacgctaagaagaagaaaagctagacccattgataagtataccgatcggcttagaatcacttcctgattcgatttagctatgttcgtctgttcgTCGTCAGTCCATGCATTCTTGTGATTAAGttactttgaaaaaaatcggtacagatttagatatagctctcatatatatctttgatcCGATATGGCTCTAAAAGGctgtaaaaaccacaattttcgtcccatctttacaaaatttggcatgaggtgctttatttgacgtccttatatgtgtgcaaaatttcataaaaatcggtgcaaatttagatatagcacccatatgtatattttatccgatatggagttttaaggctgtagcagccacaattttggtccgatcttttccaaatttggcatggtctgctttatttgacgacttcatatgtgtgcaaaatatctttcatccgatttggactttaaaggctgtagtaggcacaattttggcccgatttctacaaaatttagcgtgagttgttttatttaaagtcccaaTGCGAGTGCAAAGTTTCGTATAAATTGGTctagattaagacatagctcccatataaatcttttgtccga
The genomic region above belongs to Stomoxys calcitrans chromosome 5, idStoCalc2.1, whole genome shotgun sequence and contains:
- the LOC106080739 gene encoding leukocyte elastase inhibitor isoform X2; translated protein: MSEIEKKFARGGAELTLELFDKLQASTNKDNILLSPLSIQTAMALAFAGAKGATADEIASAMKFVSKCPKEVAESFHTVLAKYQDSALVKIANKVYVQEGNAIKPEYATVTKEKYHAAAETVDFAKSEAAAQNINAWVENKTAGKITDLVSAESLGPDTRLVLLNALHFKGEWQEKFDEEDTREDDFWLNEEESVQVKFMFRQSNFRYGYIREFECEALELPYKDSDLSMFVLLPDKRDGLKDLAEKLKTVNLLDLDQKLHDADDMIVRFPKFKIEYSIELSDVLKEMGIKTAFGPADLSNMVESAHGLYVSQVLHKTSIEVNEEGCEAAAATGFKIQFRCMPRRFSANNAFFYFIWNKRNIFFAGAFVKPPAES
- the LOC106080739 gene encoding serpin B4 isoform X1 is translated as MSEIEKKFARGGAELTLELFDKLQASTNKDNILLSPLSIQTAMALAFAGAKGATADEIASAMKFVSKCPKEVAESFHTVLAKYQDSALVKIANKVYVQEGNAIKPEYATVTKEKYHAAAETVDFAKSEAAAQNINAWVENKTAGKITDLVSAESLGPDTRLVLLNALHFKGEWQEKFDEEDTREDDFWLNEEESVQVKFMFRQSNFRYGYIREFECEALELPYKDSDLSMFVLLPDKRDGLKDLAEKLKTVNLLDLDQKLHDADDMIVRFPKFKIEYSIELSDVLKELGIVNAFGQTADFGSVLELPQGIKISKVLHKTCIEVNEEGSEAAAATAVVAVGYCMPMQCCANHGFFYFIWNKKDILFAGVFANPQSQQ
- the LOC106080739 gene encoding leukocyte elastase inhibitor isoform X3 encodes the protein MSEIEKKFARGGAELTLELFDKLQASTNKDNILLSPLSIQTAMALAFAGAKGATADEIASAMKFVSKCPKEVAESFHTVLAKYQDSALVKIANKVYVQEGNAIKPEYATVTKEKYHAAAETVDFAKSEAAAQNINAWVENKTAGKITDLVSAESLGPDTRLVLLNALHFKGEWQEKFDEEDTREDDFWLNEEESVQVKFMFRQSNFRYGYIREFECEALELPYKDSDLSMFVLLPDKRDGLKDLAEKLKTVNLLDLDQKLHDADDMIVRFPKFKIEYSIELSDVLKEMGITTAFSNGAELCNILEAGEPIHISKVIHKSSIEVNEVGTEAAAATALEIVLCCLPMELRVDRPFFYFVWNKKITLFAGALVNPRNV